The window GCCCCCGCGTAGTGCTCGATCAGGATGGCGATGAAGCGCTCGAATGAGCCGAAGATGGCGCGATGGAGGACCACCGGGCGGTGCTCGGCATTGTCCTCGCCGATGTACTTCAGGTCGAAGCGCTGGGCGGCCAGGTAGTCGAGCTGCATGGTGCCCAGCTGCCACTTGCGGCCGATGCTGTCGGACACGTCGAAGTCGATCTTCGGGCCGTAGAAGGCCCCTTCTCCGGGCTTCACCTCGTAGGGCACCTCGAGCGTCTTGAGCACGCCCTCCAGCGCCGTCTCCGCCCGGTCCCACAGCGCGTCCTCTCCCAGCCGCTGCTCCGGCCGGGTGGAGAACTTGGCCGAGTACTTCAGGCCCACCGAGTTGTAGACGTGGTCCAGCAGCTTCACGAAGCGGCGCACTTCATCGCCTACTTGCTCATCCGTGCAGTAGATGTGCGCATCGTCCTGGGCGAACTGCCGCACGCGGGTGAGGCCGCCGAGCGAGCCCGCCGCCTCGTTGCGGTGGAGCACATCCTGGGTGTGCAGCCGCAGCGGCAGGTCCCGGTAGCTGTGCCGCTTGAACCCGAAGTACAGGTGGTGCGACGGGCAGTTCATCGGCTTGAGGGAGAAGTCGTGCTCGCCGGACTCGTTGTCGAGCACCAGGAACATGTTCTCCTTGTACTTGCCCCAGTGGCCGCTCGTCTCCCAGAGCCCCTTGTTGTACATCAGGGGGGTCTTGATCTCGACGTACCCGGCATCTGCCGTGAGCCGCCGCATCCACTGCGAGAGGGTCTGGTAGAGCGTGGTGCCCTTGGGGGACCAGAACGCGGAGCCCGGCGCGTACGGGTGGAAGTGGAACAGGTCCAGTTCCTTGCCCAGCTTGCGGTGGTCGCGCTTCTTCGACTCCTCGATGCGCGTCAGGTACTCCTGCAGGGCCTTCTTGTCCAAGAAGGCCGTGCCGTAGATGCGCTGGAGCATCGGGTTGCGGTGGTCCCCGCGCCAGTAGGCTCCGCTGGAGGACAGGATCTTGATGACGCCCACGCGGCCGGTGCTCGGGCCGTGGGGCCCCAGGCAGAAGTCCACCCAGTCCCCGTGGCTGTAGAGCGTCAGCGTCTTCGCGCCCTTGGCGGCGATGTCCTGGATGATCTCGACCTTGAACTTCTCGCCCTTCTCCTCGAAGAGGCGCACCGCCTCGTCCATGGAGACTTCCTTGCGGACGAAGGGCTGGTTCCGGGCGATCTCGGCGTTGGCCTCGGCCTCGATCTTCTCCAGGTCCTCGGGGGTGAAGGGCTTCTCGCGGAAGAAGTCGTAGTAGAAGCCCTCCTCCGTCGCAGGGCCGATCGTCACCTGCGTGCCCGGAAACAGGCGCTGCACGGCGCTGGCCACCAGGTGCGCGGCGTCGTGGCGGATGAGCTCCAACGCCTCGGCGTTCTTCGTGGTGAAGATCTGGAGCTTCGCGTCCTCGGTCAGCGGACGGGCCAGGTCCATGTCCTGGCCGTTGACGCGCGCGAAGAGGGCCGCCTTGGCCAGACCGGCGCCAATCCCCTCCCGCACGAAGTCCGCGATGCTGGTGCCCCGGGCCGTCTGCTTCTGGCTGCCATCGGGGAGCGTCACCGTGATGATGTCGGACATACGCGAGACCTCGAAATGCCACGGGCGGCAGGCTTCCTCGAAGCCTTGCCGCCCGCTGTGAGACTTCCTCTGGGATGGGTCGTAGTGGGATCGAACCACTGACCCCTACCGTGTCAAGGTAGTGCTCTACCGCTGAGCTAACGACCCGTGCCTGAAAAGCGCGGCGGGAATTAGCAGTGGGCTCCCACGGCTGTCAAGGAAACACGACCAACCTCCCGGATCTTCCCTCGCCCCTCCGCACTCACGGGGGCTCTGCCTCCACCAGGCTCCGGATCCGGACCATCACCGCGTCGAACATGGCCGGGGTGAGCAGCCCCGTCTGCGTGTTCTGCTGGCTGACGTGGTAGCAGCCCACAAGGGTGCGGCCGCCTGGCAGCGCCAGCTCCGCCCCGTGGGCGAAAACCGGCCGGGGCTTGGGGAACACCACCCCGGTGCGCGCCAGGACGGTCAGGGTGGCGTTCCATGCGATGGCCCCCAGCGCCAGGAACACCCGCGTGGGCAGGAGGGCCAGCTCCCGGTCAATGAAGGGCGCACAGCGGGCCAGCTCGTCCGGCTGGGGCTTGTTCTCGGGAGGGGCGCACCGGGCCGCCGCGGTGATGTAGGCCCCGAGCAGCTTCAAGCCGTCCCCCGCGTGCTGGCTTAGGGGCTGGTTCGCGAACCCCGCCCGGTACAGGCCCGCCATGAGGAAGTCGCCCGAACGGTCCCCGGTGAAGAACCGGCCCGTCCGGTTGGCGCCGTGGGCCGCGGGAGCCAACCCCACGATGAGCAGCCGGGCTCGGGGGTCGCCGAAGCCAGGAACCGCCCGGCCCCAGTAGTTCCAGTCCAGGAACGCCCGGCGCTTCACCTGCGCCACTTCCTCCCGCCAGGCCACCAGCCGGGGGCACGCCCGGCACCGGGTGATCTCCTCCTGCAGTGCTTCGAGCCGCGTCACCTGAACTCACCCCACTGGAACCGTTGGATCTCCCCTCTTTGTGACAACCAGATGGGTCAGATCGCAAGCGGTCTGTGTGGGTGGGCAAGCGGCGGAGGAAGGCCCCGGCCGACGGGCCGTGACACGCTCAGGGCGCCGGTCCTGCCTTGGATTGAAGCCGGATGCTCAGGGTGGTCCGTGCCCCCTGAGGCTCCAGGTAGGTGGTGTAGGGCCAGTAGCCGTCCATGCGCACCTCGATGTGGTGCAGCCCCTGCCCCACTTGCAGCCCCCGGGGAGCGCCCTGGAAGTCGCTGCAAATCCCCTGGGTGACACCATCGAGCACGACCTCCGCCTCGGGCAGCTCGCACTTCAAGATGACGTTTCCCTTCTGAGACTCGGCATCGCGCATCAGCTTCCGGGCCTGGGCCAGGGCCCCCGGCTCCTCCGGGCGGGCGGCACAGGCCATCACACCCAGGGCGAGCAGGACTCCGCTGGCTTTCCGAAGCCCCATGTCCGGTCCCCGCTCAGCGCGTGACGATCGCCACCCGGCCTTCGGCCAGGAAAGAGCCGTCCGCCGCGGCGAGTTGCTTCAGGGCCTCGTCGGCCAGGACGAGGTCCGTGCCTTGGAGCCGCACCGCCTTCACCACCAAGGGCTTCGCCCCCACCAGGAGGCTCTTCCGGGCCTCGTCCAACCCCTCCGGGTAAGCCGCCACGGCGAGGGTCCGGCGCGACAGCGCATCCAGGCCGTAGACCGGCGTGCCCGTGGCGTCCAGCAGCAGGGGCGCCAGAACGGGCTTCGCGCCCAGCCCCCGCGCATCCACCACCAGGCCGGTGTACGTCTTCGGGCCCTGCTTGTTCACCGGGATGCCCGTGGCCGATGGGGAGATCAGGACCGCCGTGAGGGCTGGCAGGGGCACCTCCACGTCCAGCTCCACCCCACCGTCCGAGTAATAGCGCTTGTTGGAAACCTTGAAGCCGCGGAGCACCTCCTCGACGCGGCCCCGCATGCCCTCCTGGGCCAACGCCTGGCCCACGGATTGGTCCGCTCGAAGGGGCACCCCTTCGAGCTGCCGCAGCAGATTGCGGACGGCATCCGCCTTCGCCGCGCGCTCCGCTCCCAGCCGCGCTTGCGCCAGGTTGGAGGCCTTGAGGTCCGGGGCTCCCGCGCCCGTGGCGCGCAGAATCCCGTCCTTCCAATCGGCTCCGGCCGCCTTCGCCGGGGCCAGGACGGCCACGGGGGCCTTGGACTTCGCCTCCTGGGCCTGGCCCATCGCCATCCAGGGAGTTCCCAGGACCAGCACCCACAGTGCGCGCTTCACAGAAGGCCTCCGTCGTTTCTGCAGGAACCCGCTCAGTTCCCCCGGTCTTCCCGCTGGCTCACGTAGGCGTCGATCATCTTGCGGTGCCGATCGGTCAGCAGCGTGAACCGCACCCCGGAGCGCTCGTGCTGGGAACGGTCCAGCTCGGCCCACGCGCGAACCACTTCACCCTCCGCGTAGATGACTTCCTCGGACCCCGGAAGCTGGAACTGGAGCCCCACCCGCTTGGCATGGTGGCTCGGCTC is drawn from Stigmatella aurantiaca and contains these coding sequences:
- a CDS encoding PEGA domain-containing protein; the protein is MGLRKASGVLLALGVMACAARPEEPGALAQARKLMRDAESQKGNVILKCELPEAEVVLDGVTQGICSDFQGAPRGLQVGQGLHHIEVRMDGYWPYTTYLEPQGARTTLSIRLQSKAGPAP
- a CDS encoding PilZ domain-containing protein, giving the protein MREQRKSKRAPIDIYLNKYMGGVPYMTRASDISQEGLSLAQLIEPSHHAKRVGLQFQLPGSEEVIYAEGEVVRAWAELDRSQHERSGVRFTLLTDRHRKMIDAYVSQREDRGN
- a CDS encoding uracil-DNA glycosylase; the encoded protein is MTRLEALQEEITRCRACPRLVAWREEVAQVKRRAFLDWNYWGRAVPGFGDPRARLLIVGLAPAAHGANRTGRFFTGDRSGDFLMAGLYRAGFANQPLSQHAGDGLKLLGAYITAAARCAPPENKPQPDELARCAPFIDRELALLPTRVFLALGAIAWNATLTVLARTGVVFPKPRPVFAHGAELALPGGRTLVGCYHVSQQNTQTGLLTPAMFDAVMVRIRSLVEAEPP
- the thrS gene encoding threonine--tRNA ligase is translated as MSDIITVTLPDGSQKQTARGTSIADFVREGIGAGLAKAALFARVNGQDMDLARPLTEDAKLQIFTTKNAEALELIRHDAAHLVASAVQRLFPGTQVTIGPATEEGFYYDFFREKPFTPEDLEKIEAEANAEIARNQPFVRKEVSMDEAVRLFEEKGEKFKVEIIQDIAAKGAKTLTLYSHGDWVDFCLGPHGPSTGRVGVIKILSSSGAYWRGDHRNPMLQRIYGTAFLDKKALQEYLTRIEESKKRDHRKLGKELDLFHFHPYAPGSAFWSPKGTTLYQTLSQWMRRLTADAGYVEIKTPLMYNKGLWETSGHWGKYKENMFLVLDNESGEHDFSLKPMNCPSHHLYFGFKRHSYRDLPLRLHTQDVLHRNEAAGSLGGLTRVRQFAQDDAHIYCTDEQVGDEVRRFVKLLDHVYNSVGLKYSAKFSTRPEQRLGEDALWDRAETALEGVLKTLEVPYEVKPGEGAFYGPKIDFDVSDSIGRKWQLGTMQLDYLAAQRFDLKYIGEDNAEHRPVVLHRAIFGSFERFIAILIEHYAGAFPAWLAPIQAVLVTVADRQLEYARKVRDELRAKGFRVELDERGQSMNAKIREWQIQKLPFTLVIGDNEVESGSVAPRRYGGEDLKSMKLEAFEALLRKEATLP